One window from the genome of Natronomonas pharaonis DSM 2160 encodes:
- a CDS encoding DUF7346 family protein: protein MTPVEHDGNRYLLRKQSTESSLVYDPETGDERYLPNDELTEVGDSPLSVAAESVPEAARRVLVAVHSDETLGLLVELDERGPLPARELLGRYGLCESDLHGRTAELRAAGLVATADIDGERGYAITDAGRDGLDVLR from the coding sequence ATGACACCTGTCGAACACGACGGAAACCGCTATCTGCTGCGCAAACAATCGACCGAGTCGAGTCTCGTCTACGACCCCGAAACCGGCGACGAGCGCTATCTTCCCAACGACGAACTCACCGAGGTCGGCGATTCGCCGCTTTCAGTTGCCGCCGAATCGGTGCCGGAAGCGGCCAGGCGGGTGCTCGTTGCCGTCCATTCCGACGAAACGCTCGGCCTGCTCGTCGAACTCGACGAACGCGGACCGCTCCCGGCGCGCGAACTGCTCGGCCGCTATGGGCTCTGCGAGTCGGACCTCCACGGCCGCACCGCCGAGCTTCGGGCCGCCGGCCTCGTTGCGACGGCCGACATCGACGGCGAACGCGGCTACGCGATAACCGACGCCGGACGCGACGGCCTCGACGTGTTACGGTAA
- a CDS encoding DUF7331 family protein, giving the protein MPEHNAPTEQDSTGAVEPAVADAVEATEAYETDEGVVFYDVENPLAWVQADHAVDLEAAL; this is encoded by the coding sequence ATGCCCGAGCACAACGCGCCGACAGAGCAGGATAGCACGGGAGCAGTCGAACCGGCGGTCGCCGACGCCGTCGAGGCGACGGAGGCCTACGAGACCGATGAGGGCGTGGTGTTTTACGATGTCGAGAACCCGCTCGCCTGGGTGCAGGCAGACCACGCTGTCGACCTCGAAGCAGCGCTCTGA
- a CDS encoding DUF7527 domain-containing protein has protein sequence MDAHSVIDDWDVSRFDGGFSGLADLRDRGFSGAVEAGTSWLFFHGGEPLAVVSDLSTDPRPGDIDAFEGASGQLHEPEAPEAAALSAMLALDGDVRGRYFTDDTSLATVHETLSEGGFTGYVELSENVLSGDYYYIYVDGEVDHLGFVGSSQTLSGEEAKSKAEGEVGIYDVVGVQLPAVDIPEPEPEPEPEPEPEPAPATAATATDDSSEPSPEDESASSPAAEPDTPATTVDERPDERPDAQVSPTTDDVEARADETATEDSVADAAAEEPESPPAEESAPPDADSSAHVSEATASDSDRDTAPDAETRNDSGATGEQQSAAAPSSADDDDASAGPAQSEDTSADATPHRESTDTAEKGPEQSRKPSSSKVKAARAGTANRPEERTDLSDVETWAVPSLDPERSSIDTDDAAATDERSPSTTHTQSKPTQNGTTSTDKRLQQLKEQHAAEVEAYEDRIADYEAQIEDYESRIESLQSEVDTLESEVESLRTERDRLEERAETLQSEGDTADVAGRSLEPSAALRQTSLFIREGTRGEATLEDAHDGVIDRETLESNLRIEYHTEFDDEAVTVDNQPFETWLRSSAPYAFVEWLIIDLLFEIRSTGTAGGMRHLYDALPDVDRVGFDAAIETEGEDAPMFDIVAYDRKGNPLCVANFDQRREPTGADRIEPIITTAADVCEHEPTLAAAFAVTSSYFESDAMDAADEATSGSLLGRDKYRSFVKLSRKNGYHLCLVESRDESFNLTLPEL, from the coding sequence ATGGACGCCCACTCCGTGATTGACGACTGGGACGTGTCTCGGTTCGACGGTGGGTTCAGCGGTCTCGCCGACCTTCGGGACCGCGGCTTTAGCGGCGCGGTCGAGGCCGGGACGTCGTGGCTCTTTTTCCACGGCGGTGAGCCGCTCGCGGTCGTCTCCGACCTCTCGACCGACCCGCGCCCCGGCGATATCGACGCCTTCGAGGGCGCAAGCGGCCAACTCCACGAACCCGAAGCGCCGGAAGCGGCGGCGCTTTCGGCAATGCTGGCGCTCGATGGCGACGTGCGTGGCCGATACTTTACGGACGATACGTCGCTTGCGACCGTCCACGAGACGCTCTCCGAAGGCGGCTTCACCGGCTACGTTGAACTCTCCGAGAACGTCCTCAGCGGTGACTACTACTACATTTACGTTGATGGCGAGGTCGACCACCTCGGCTTCGTCGGCTCCAGCCAGACACTCTCCGGCGAGGAAGCGAAATCGAAGGCCGAAGGCGAAGTCGGCATCTACGACGTCGTCGGAGTCCAGCTGCCGGCTGTTGATATTCCAGAGCCAGAGCCAGAACCGGAGCCAGAGCCAGAACCGGAGCCAGCCCCAGCCACAGCGGCGACAGCGACCGACGATTCATCGGAACCCTCCCCTGAAGACGAGTCAGCCTCGTCCCCAGCGGCGGAGCCGGACACCCCAGCGACGACGGTCGACGAGAGGCCGGACGAGCGGCCCGACGCTCAAGTGTCTCCCACCACAGACGACGTGGAAGCACGGGCTGACGAAACAGCGACGGAGGACTCGGTGGCCGACGCCGCTGCTGAAGAGCCGGAGTCACCCCCTGCCGAAGAGTCAGCCCCCCCGGATGCTGACTCGTCAGCACATGTCTCCGAAGCGACTGCGTCGGACAGCGACCGCGATACTGCCCCCGACGCCGAGACGCGGAACGATAGCGGTGCGACCGGCGAACAACAGTCCGCCGCCGCTCCGTCCAGCGCCGACGACGATGACGCATCGGCAGGTCCGGCCCAGTCTGAAGACACTTCCGCGGATGCCACGCCCCACAGAGAAAGTACTGACACCGCAGAAAAAGGCCCAGAGCAGTCGCGTAAGCCGTCTTCCTCAAAGGTGAAGGCTGCACGAGCCGGCACGGCCAACCGCCCCGAGGAGCGAACTGACCTTTCCGACGTCGAGACGTGGGCCGTCCCGTCGCTTGACCCCGAACGGAGTAGCATCGACACCGACGATGCGGCCGCCACCGATGAGCGGTCACCGTCGACGACCCACACACAGTCGAAGCCGACACAGAACGGGACAACGTCGACCGACAAGCGGCTTCAGCAACTCAAAGAACAGCACGCCGCAGAAGTCGAAGCGTACGAAGACCGGATAGCGGATTACGAGGCACAAATCGAAGACTACGAGAGCCGGATCGAGTCGCTACAGTCGGAGGTCGACACGCTCGAATCAGAAGTCGAGTCGCTGCGAACCGAACGCGACCGGCTCGAAGAACGCGCCGAGACACTCCAAAGCGAGGGCGACACCGCCGATGTCGCTGGCCGCTCACTTGAGCCGTCGGCGGCGCTCCGACAGACGAGCCTCTTTATTCGCGAAGGAACGCGCGGCGAGGCAACGCTGGAAGACGCCCACGACGGGGTTATCGACCGCGAGACGCTTGAATCGAACCTCCGCATCGAGTACCACACCGAGTTCGACGACGAGGCCGTTACTGTCGACAACCAACCGTTCGAAACGTGGCTCCGCTCGTCGGCTCCCTACGCCTTCGTCGAGTGGCTCATTATCGACCTGCTCTTCGAGATCCGCTCGACCGGCACCGCTGGCGGAATGCGACACCTCTACGATGCGCTTCCCGATGTCGACCGTGTCGGTTTCGATGCGGCTATCGAAACCGAGGGCGAGGACGCGCCGATGTTCGACATCGTCGCGTACGACCGGAAGGGCAACCCGCTCTGTGTTGCCAACTTCGACCAGCGGCGTGAGCCGACCGGTGCCGACCGCATTGAGCCGATAATTACCACTGCGGCGGATGTCTGTGAACATGAGCCGACGCTTGCGGCCGCGTTCGCGGTCACGTCAAGCTACTTCGAGTCCGATGCGATGGACGCTGCCGACGAGGCCACAAGCGGCAGCCTGCTCGGTCGGGACAAGTATCGAAGCTTCGTCAAGCTCTCACGGAAGAACGGGTACCACCTCTGTCTCGTTGAATCCCGCGACGAATCGTTCAACCTGACGCTGCCGGAGCTGTAG
- a CDS encoding adenylosuccinate synthase: protein MTVTIVGSQLGDEGKGGIVDVYGDAVDVVVRYQGGDNAGHTVVHEGDEYKLSLVPSGAVRGKVGVLGNGCVVNPETLFEELDALRERGLTPDVRVAERAHAILPYHRVLDGIEEDVKSDDDLAAGTTGRGIGPTYEDKAGRRGVRIGDLLDAETLRARLEYVVPQKRALVEDVYNLEIGDDIDADAFDVEALFEQYREFGRRLDEEGMTVNCGEFLNEHLDNGDEIMFEGAQGTSIDIDHGIYPYVTSSNPTAGAAAVGTGVGPTVVGRGEVVGIVKAYLSRVGTGPLPTELGSVDGQTPNNGGRPDESDLATYIRDEGGEYGTVTGRPRRVGWLDMPMLRHAARANGFTGLAVNHLDVLAGLEEVKVGHAYTLDGEQLLTMPATTEQWADCEAEFRSFDGWPDVDWGAVADEGYEALPENARTYLDYIADELDAPIYAVGVGPGREETVVVESPL from the coding sequence ATGACCGTAACCATCGTCGGTTCACAGCTCGGCGACGAGGGGAAAGGCGGTATCGTCGACGTCTACGGCGATGCCGTTGATGTCGTCGTGCGCTACCAGGGCGGCGACAACGCCGGCCACACCGTCGTCCACGAGGGCGACGAGTACAAACTCTCGCTCGTCCCGTCCGGGGCCGTCCGCGGGAAAGTCGGCGTCCTCGGCAACGGCTGTGTCGTGAACCCGGAGACGCTCTTTGAAGAACTCGACGCGCTCCGCGAGCGCGGCCTCACCCCCGATGTCCGCGTCGCAGAGCGCGCCCACGCAATTCTGCCGTATCATCGCGTCCTCGACGGTATCGAGGAGGATGTCAAGTCCGATGATGACCTTGCTGCGGGTACGACCGGCCGCGGTATCGGCCCCACTTACGAAGACAAAGCCGGCCGCCGCGGCGTCCGCATCGGCGACCTGCTCGATGCCGAAACGCTTCGTGCCCGGCTGGAGTACGTCGTTCCACAGAAGCGGGCGCTCGTCGAGGATGTCTACAACCTCGAAATCGGTGACGACATCGACGCCGACGCCTTCGATGTCGAGGCGCTTTTCGAACAGTACCGCGAGTTCGGCCGTCGGCTCGACGAGGAAGGGATGACCGTAAACTGCGGTGAGTTCCTCAACGAACACCTCGACAACGGCGATGAAATCATGTTCGAGGGCGCACAGGGAACCTCAATCGACATCGACCACGGTATCTACCCGTACGTCACGTCCTCCAATCCGACCGCTGGAGCCGCCGCCGTCGGCACTGGGGTCGGCCCCACCGTCGTCGGCCGCGGCGAGGTCGTCGGTATCGTCAAGGCCTACCTCTCGCGTGTCGGCACCGGCCCGCTCCCGACAGAGCTCGGGTCCGTCGACGGCCAAACGCCCAACAACGGCGGCCGCCCCGACGAGTCCGACCTCGCGACCTACATCCGCGACGAGGGCGGCGAGTACGGCACCGTCACCGGTCGGCCACGCCGGGTCGGCTGGCTCGACATGCCGATGCTCCGCCACGCTGCGCGCGCAAACGGTTTCACCGGACTCGCTGTCAACCACCTCGATGTCCTCGCCGGTCTTGAGGAGGTCAAGGTCGGCCACGCCTACACACTGGACGGCGAGCAACTGCTGACAATGCCCGCGACCACCGAGCAGTGGGCCGACTGCGAGGCCGAGTTCCGGAGCTTCGACGGCTGGCCGGATGTCGACTGGGGCGCTGTCGCCGACGAGGGCTACGAGGCGCTTCCCGAGAACGCTCGGACGTATCTCGACTACATCGCCGACGAACTCGATGCACCGATTTATGCGGTCGGCGTCGGGCCCGGGCGCGAAGAAACCGTCGTCGTCGAGTCGCCGCTGTAG
- a CDS encoding helix-turn-helix domain-containing protein: MTLARIRVDLPGDAWVSTVSRSFPDATFRLLATMPGADHGEAVVSVEADRPEAVLDAMADCDPDHEPSPVSQTDRGLTVQLDTAQPEPLRAASESGLPVEPPCRIQNGTATVDLRGSHDRLSAFGQQLDAAGLDYEVEFVGGFEDGADRLLTDTQRELLMTAIDLGYYDTPRGCTLTELAAHLDIAKSTCSETLQRAEGNLIKQFAREHFSAPAQPASD, translated from the coding sequence GTGACGCTGGCTCGCATTCGAGTGGACCTCCCGGGCGATGCGTGGGTGTCGACCGTTTCCCGGTCGTTCCCGGATGCGACCTTCCGTCTGCTCGCAACGATGCCAGGTGCCGACCACGGTGAAGCCGTTGTCTCCGTCGAGGCGGACCGTCCGGAAGCGGTTCTGGACGCGATGGCCGACTGTGACCCCGACCACGAACCGAGCCCGGTCTCTCAGACCGACCGTGGGCTTACCGTCCAGCTCGATACCGCCCAGCCCGAGCCACTCCGTGCAGCCAGCGAGTCCGGGCTCCCGGTTGAACCGCCCTGCCGCATCCAGAACGGAACCGCGACAGTCGACCTCCGCGGCAGCCACGACCGGCTGTCGGCGTTCGGACAGCAGCTCGACGCCGCCGGCCTCGATTACGAGGTCGAGTTCGTCGGCGGCTTCGAGGACGGCGCCGACCGCCTGCTCACCGACACCCAGCGGGAGCTCCTGATGACCGCCATCGACCTCGGATATTACGATACCCCACGCGGCTGTACGCTGACCGAACTCGCCGCCCATCTCGATATCGCCAAATCGACCTGCAGCGAGACGCTCCAGCGTGCGGAAGGCAACCTGATAAAGCAGTTCGCCAGAGAGCATTTCAGCGCGCCGGCCCAACCTGCGAGCGATTAG
- a CDS encoding DUF7322 domain-containing protein, with protein MTSSTDDEESWLDDPGEFDPDSLGPDPPDTSSSSLQDSIQATEDVPDGLFRAFWASVLLLNVAVAALSIGAMFVYFRGDYETGGAALAIGAVAAFGTFRYYWGVKTGRYTDAAESTPQQESDNQ; from the coding sequence GTGACTTCCTCCACCGACGACGAGGAGTCGTGGCTAGATGACCCGGGGGAGTTCGACCCCGATAGCCTCGGCCCGGACCCGCCAGACACCTCCTCGTCGTCGCTTCAGGACTCGATCCAGGCGACCGAAGACGTTCCTGACGGCCTGTTCCGTGCGTTCTGGGCGTCCGTACTGTTGCTCAACGTCGCTGTTGCTGCCCTCTCGATCGGTGCGATGTTCGTCTACTTCCGCGGCGACTACGAAACCGGCGGCGCTGCGCTCGCAATCGGTGCCGTTGCGGCGTTCGGGACGTTCCGCTACTACTGGGGTGTCAAGACTGGCCGATACACAGATGCAGCGGAGTCGACCCCACAACAGGAGAGTGACAACCAATGA
- the pan1 gene encoding proteasome-activating nucleotidase Pan1, which translates to MTDTVDDVDLPYEDGASQQEKLEALEERLEILEQQNEEMRDKLLDANAENNKYQQKLERLTHENKKLKQSPLFVATVQELTGEGVIIKQHGNNQEALTEVTDDMREDLAPDDRVAVNNSLSIVKRLDSETDVRARVMQVDESPDVSYEDIGGIDDQMEEVRETVEMPIESPEMFDEVGIDPPSGVLLHGPPGTGKTMLAKAVANQTDATFIKMAGSELVHKFIGEGAKLVRDLFELARQEVPAVVFIDEIDAIAAKRTESKTSGDAEVQRTMMQLLAEMDGFEDRGQISIIAATNRFDMLDRAILRPGRFDRLIEVPKPDFEGREIIFDIHTRDMNVADGVDYTELAEMADNASGADIKAICTEAGMYAIRDDRTEVRHEDFEQAWRKIQETEEADADVSKTFA; encoded by the coding sequence ATGACTGACACTGTTGACGACGTCGACCTCCCCTACGAGGACGGCGCGTCACAGCAGGAGAAACTGGAGGCGCTGGAGGAGCGTCTCGAAATCCTCGAACAACAAAACGAGGAGATGCGGGACAAACTCCTCGACGCTAACGCGGAGAACAACAAATACCAGCAGAAACTCGAGCGGCTCACCCACGAGAACAAGAAGCTCAAGCAGTCGCCGCTGTTTGTCGCCACCGTCCAAGAGCTCACCGGCGAGGGCGTCATCATCAAACAGCACGGCAACAATCAGGAAGCGCTCACCGAGGTTACCGACGACATGCGCGAAGACCTCGCGCCGGACGACCGTGTCGCGGTGAACAACTCCCTTTCCATCGTCAAGCGACTCGACAGCGAGACCGACGTTCGCGCCCGCGTGATGCAGGTTGACGAGTCGCCCGACGTCTCCTACGAGGACATCGGCGGTATCGACGACCAGATGGAGGAGGTTCGCGAGACCGTCGAGATGCCCATCGAAAGCCCCGAGATGTTCGACGAGGTCGGTATCGACCCGCCGTCGGGTGTCCTGCTGCACGGGCCGCCCGGGACGGGGAAGACGATGCTGGCGAAGGCGGTCGCCAACCAGACCGACGCGACCTTCATCAAGATGGCCGGCTCCGAACTCGTCCACAAGTTCATCGGCGAGGGCGCAAAGTTGGTCCGTGACCTCTTCGAGCTGGCTCGGCAGGAAGTGCCCGCCGTCGTCTTCATCGACGAAATCGACGCCATCGCGGCCAAGCGAACCGAGTCGAAGACCTCCGGCGACGCTGAAGTCCAGCGGACGATGATGCAGTTGCTTGCCGAGATGGATGGCTTCGAAGACCGCGGCCAGATATCCATCATCGCGGCGACGAACCGCTTCGACATGCTCGACCGCGCGATTCTCCGTCCCGGCCGCTTCGACCGGCTCATCGAGGTCCCGAAGCCCGACTTCGAGGGACGCGAGATTATCTTCGATATACACACCCGCGACATGAACGTCGCCGACGGGGTCGACTACACCGAACTCGCCGAGATGGCTGACAACGCCTCCGGGGCCGACATCAAGGCGATCTGTACCGAGGCCGGTATGTACGCCATCCGCGACGACCGCACTGAGGTCCGCCACGAGGACTTCGAGCAGGCTTGGCGGAAGATACAGGAGACCGAAGAAGCCGACGCCGACGTCTCCAAGACGTTCGCCTGA
- the mre11 gene encoding DNA double-strand break repair protein Mre11 produces MTRVLHTGDTHIGYRQYHTPERREDFLSAFRQVADDAVEMDVDAVVHAGDLFHDRRPGLVDLLGTVDILETLDSAGIPFLAIVGNHETKRDAQWLDLFETMGLATRLGDEPVPVGETAFYGLDFVPRNQRDDLEYEFATHDCEHAALVSHGLFEPLVPDYGNVEWDIEAVLEASNIDFDAVLLGDEHAATKQEVADTWVTYCGSTERTSASERDDRGYNLVTFDGAVRISRRGIKTRPFVFVDLELGATEGFNYVRDRLLEYDLDDAVVRVTLDGDGEDVSPARIESFATDEGALVARVTDNRTIDVDADAPDIAFADPDKAARERVRELGLSEMGRQLDETVRDGEIADSNLSDEIERRVESALEDGGLEDIAGTAADADTGDNGEAGDSGATTGSESERADGKTGPSDTGDAGETGDARTEAESNESSQTQETDGQPAENGQSSMEEYL; encoded by the coding sequence ATGACACGGGTGCTTCACACCGGCGACACCCATATCGGGTATCGGCAGTACCACACGCCGGAGCGGCGGGAGGATTTCCTCTCGGCGTTCCGGCAGGTAGCCGACGATGCTGTCGAGATGGATGTCGACGCCGTCGTCCACGCCGGCGACCTCTTCCACGACCGCCGGCCGGGGCTCGTTGACCTGCTCGGCACGGTTGACATCCTCGAGACGCTCGATTCGGCCGGGATTCCGTTTCTCGCTATCGTCGGCAACCACGAGACAAAACGGGATGCACAGTGGCTCGACCTCTTCGAGACGATGGGGCTTGCGACCCGCCTCGGCGACGAGCCAGTCCCCGTGGGCGAGACGGCGTTTTACGGACTGGATTTCGTCCCGCGGAACCAGCGGGACGACCTCGAATACGAGTTCGCCACACACGACTGCGAGCATGCGGCGCTTGTCTCCCACGGCCTCTTCGAGCCGCTCGTCCCCGACTACGGAAACGTCGAGTGGGATATCGAGGCGGTGCTGGAGGCGTCGAACATCGACTTCGATGCGGTGTTGCTCGGCGACGAGCACGCCGCCACGAAACAGGAAGTTGCGGACACGTGGGTCACCTACTGTGGGTCGACCGAGCGGACAAGTGCCAGCGAACGCGACGACCGCGGCTACAACCTCGTCACCTTCGACGGTGCTGTCAGAATCAGCCGACGAGGGATCAAAACCCGTCCGTTCGTCTTTGTCGACCTCGAACTCGGGGCGACCGAGGGGTTCAATTACGTCCGCGACCGGCTGCTCGAATACGACCTCGACGACGCCGTCGTTCGGGTCACACTTGACGGTGACGGCGAGGACGTCTCGCCGGCCCGAATCGAGAGTTTCGCGACCGACGAGGGAGCGCTTGTCGCCCGCGTCACCGACAACCGAACGATCGATGTCGACGCTGACGCACCCGATATCGCGTTTGCCGACCCGGACAAGGCCGCACGCGAGCGGGTCCGTGAACTCGGACTAAGCGAGATGGGGAGACAGCTCGACGAGACGGTTCGTGACGGCGAGATAGCCGACTCGAACCTCTCCGACGAGATAGAGCGCCGCGTCGAGTCGGCGCTCGAAGACGGGGGGCTGGAGGACATCGCGGGAACGGCCGCGGACGCCGACACCGGCGACAACGGTGAAGCGGGAGATAGCGGGGCCACCACCGGCAGCGAATCGGAACGTGCCGACGGGAAGACGGGACCATCGGATACTGGCGACGCCGGCGAGACTGGGGATGCAAGGACAGAGGCAGAGTCGAACGAGTCCTCGCAGACACAGGAGACCGACGGGCAGCCGGCCGAGAACGGCCAGTCCTCGATGGAGGAGTATCTATGA
- a CDS encoding DNA double-strand break repair ATPase Rad50 translates to MRFERIRLRNFKCYAETELSLREGVTVIHGVNGSGKSSLLEACFFALYGSAAIDGTLDDAIANDADEMSIELWFTHGGGEYRIERNIKRRGGSAQTTTCLLETPNGTVEQVTDVEAHIEELLRMDADAFVNCAYVRQGEVNKLINATPSERQDMIDSLLQLGTLEEYRERASDARVGVERVLSQQETLLEDKRATIAEKEQKSLHDRLNALRTELSELKSDIETKEEERETAVETKQEAVEVLEAYEQRREEIETLEADIEELTEDIAAAESERDALGERLRSLRETTETLRERRDDALAETELERADAERVEERLEELSEAIEGVRETIEEKRLAAQEHLNDAESATDDAEAHRERATEARNEAATLESDIESARETLETRESDLDELDEEIETLREELEGEVAESDDGGDIETRRERLSERRDELRETLAATNERLAERRADLQNARERVEEAAALLEAGNCPECGQPIEDESDVEGLEDAREQVGTLETEVEQLEAEVERLEADHERAVKAAETAAELQSSLERRQDVESLLDQQRETIAEKETRAESLREQAADHETEAEAAEERAQAAEERAQAAREAIGELNGRKADLDERRERLETVASLLADIAENESDIESLRERREHLTELNDQRRERLDEKRTRKAELEAEFDDAAVTEAKAQKQRAEEYIDEVASYLETKREERDKLQSDIGAVKNELEELEALRERRDELEATVERLRTLRDEARTLQDTYADLRSELRQQNVERLEAMLNEIFELVYQNDSYARIELDGDYELTVYQKDGTPLDPDQLSGGERAIFNLSLRCAIYRLLSEGIDGESPTPPLILDEPTVFLDAGHVSKLVELVESMTDHGVEQIIVVSHDDELAGAADDLVAVRKNPTTNRSSVERSATTEALP, encoded by the coding sequence ATGAGATTCGAGCGTATCCGGCTTCGGAACTTCAAATGCTACGCCGAGACGGAGCTTTCGCTCCGGGAGGGAGTCACCGTCATCCACGGTGTCAACGGCAGCGGGAAGTCCTCGCTGCTGGAAGCGTGTTTCTTCGCGCTGTACGGGTCCGCGGCGATAGACGGCACGCTGGATGACGCCATCGCCAACGACGCCGACGAAATGTCCATCGAACTGTGGTTCACCCACGGCGGCGGCGAGTACCGCATCGAACGGAATATCAAGCGCCGCGGAGGCAGCGCACAGACGACGACGTGTCTGCTAGAGACGCCGAACGGTACCGTCGAGCAGGTCACGGACGTTGAAGCGCACATCGAAGAGCTGCTGCGGATGGATGCGGACGCCTTCGTCAACTGTGCCTACGTCAGACAGGGCGAGGTGAACAAGCTCATCAACGCGACACCGAGCGAGCGACAGGACATGATAGACAGCCTCCTACAGCTCGGCACGCTAGAGGAGTACCGCGAGCGGGCAAGCGACGCCCGCGTCGGCGTCGAGCGCGTGTTGAGCCAACAGGAGACGCTGCTCGAAGACAAGCGAGCGACAATCGCTGAAAAAGAACAGAAGAGCCTCCACGACCGTCTTAACGCGCTCCGGACGGAGCTTTCCGAGCTGAAGAGCGACATCGAGACGAAAGAAGAAGAACGAGAGACCGCCGTCGAAACGAAACAGGAGGCCGTGGAAGTGCTTGAGGCCTACGAGCAACGCCGCGAGGAAATCGAGACGCTTGAGGCCGACATCGAGGAGCTAACCGAAGACATCGCGGCGGCTGAAAGCGAACGCGATGCACTGGGCGAACGGCTGCGGTCGCTTCGGGAGACGACAGAGACGCTCAGAGAGCGCCGCGACGACGCGCTGGCGGAGACGGAGCTAGAGCGTGCCGACGCCGAGCGCGTCGAAGAGCGGCTCGAAGAACTCAGCGAAGCCATCGAGGGCGTTAGAGAAACCATCGAGGAGAAACGGCTGGCTGCTCAAGAACACCTCAACGACGCCGAGTCGGCGACCGACGACGCTGAAGCCCACCGTGAACGTGCCACTGAGGCCCGAAACGAGGCAGCGACGCTCGAATCTGACATCGAGTCAGCGCGGGAGACGCTCGAAACCCGCGAGTCGGACCTCGACGAGCTAGACGAAGAGATAGAGACGCTCCGTGAGGAGCTCGAAGGCGAAGTAGCCGAAAGCGATGACGGCGGGGACATCGAGACACGACGGGAGCGGCTATCGGAGCGGCGCGACGAACTCCGTGAAACGCTCGCAGCGACCAACGAGCGGCTGGCAGAGCGCCGAGCGGACCTCCAGAACGCCAGAGAGCGGGTCGAAGAAGCCGCGGCGCTGCTCGAAGCCGGGAACTGCCCGGAGTGTGGACAGCCCATCGAAGACGAAAGCGACGTTGAAGGGCTCGAAGACGCCCGCGAGCAGGTCGGTACGCTGGAGACCGAGGTCGAACAGCTCGAAGCGGAGGTCGAACGACTCGAAGCAGACCACGAGCGGGCCGTCAAAGCGGCCGAGACGGCGGCGGAGCTGCAATCGTCGCTGGAGCGGCGACAGGATGTCGAGTCGTTGCTCGACCAGCAGCGTGAGACGATTGCCGAAAAGGAAACTCGGGCCGAGTCCCTCCGTGAACAGGCCGCCGACCACGAGACCGAAGCGGAGGCGGCCGAAGAACGGGCGCAAGCGGCCGAAGAGCGCGCACAGGCCGCTCGTGAAGCGATCGGTGAGCTGAACGGCCGGAAGGCCGACCTCGATGAGCGGCGCGAGCGCCTCGAAACCGTCGCGTCGTTGCTCGCCGACATCGCCGAGAACGAATCCGACATCGAGTCGCTCCGCGAGCGGCGTGAGCATCTTACGGAGCTGAACGACCAGCGCCGTGAGCGGTTAGACGAGAAACGAACCCGAAAGGCCGAACTCGAAGCTGAGTTCGACGACGCAGCCGTCACGGAAGCGAAGGCACAGAAACAGCGGGCCGAGGAGTACATCGACGAGGTGGCATCGTATCTCGAAACGAAGCGCGAAGAACGCGACAAACTCCAAAGCGACATCGGGGCCGTCAAAAATGAACTGGAGGAGCTGGAAGCGCTCAGAGAGCGCCGCGACGAACTCGAAGCTACGGTCGAACGGCTCCGAACGCTCCGCGACGAGGCACGTACGCTGCAGGACACCTACGCCGACCTCCGCTCGGAGCTTCGACAGCAGAACGTCGAGCGACTCGAAGCGATGCTCAACGAAATCTTCGAGCTCGTCTACCAGAACGACTCGTATGCACGCATCGAACTCGACGGCGACTACGAGCTGACGGTGTATCAGAAGGACGGGACGCCGCTGGACCCCGACCAGCTATCCGGCGGCGAGCGGGCGATATTCAACCTCTCGCTGCGGTGTGCCATCTATCGGCTGCTGTCGGAGGGTATCGACGGGGAGTCACCGACGCCGCCGCTTATTCTCGATGAGCCGACGGTGTTCCTCGATGCCGGCCACGTCTCGAAGCTCGTCGAGTTGGTCGAGTCGATGACCGACCACGGTGTCGAGCAGATAATCGTCGTCAGCCACGACGACGAACTCGCCGGCGCGGCTGATGACCTCGTGGCGGTGCGGAAGAACCCGACGACAAACCGGTCGTCCGTCGAGCGGTCGGCGACGACCGAAGCATTACCGTAA